Proteins from a single region of Streptomyces sp. TN58:
- a CDS encoding biotin-dependent carboxyltransferase family protein, with amino-acid sequence MTELLVVRPGALTTVQDLGRPGHAHLGVPRSGALDMAAYGLANRLLGNPPDAAVLETTLDGVSLRTAAPVVVAVTGAPCPVRVSGRPAAWGAPVRLPAGAELEVGRAESGLRSYVAVRGGLAVPPVLGSRSTDLLSGLGPPVMSAGTALPVSPPGPGPVAGADAYGLPGAPSELVLPLRLGPRAQWFSAASLAGLWRSVFRVSPRSNRIGLRTEGGRALVRARAGELASEGMVLGAVQVPPDGLPVVFLADHPVTGGYPVVGVVEPGPALDAAAQARPGTPVRFVRAR; translated from the coding sequence GTGACTGAGCTGCTGGTGGTACGGCCGGGGGCGCTGACCACGGTTCAGGACCTGGGCCGCCCGGGCCACGCGCACCTGGGGGTCCCCCGCTCGGGAGCGCTGGACATGGCGGCGTACGGGCTGGCGAACCGCCTGCTCGGCAATCCGCCGGACGCCGCCGTGCTGGAGACGACCCTCGACGGGGTGTCGCTGCGCACGGCGGCCCCGGTGGTCGTGGCGGTCACGGGCGCGCCCTGTCCCGTACGGGTCTCCGGGCGCCCCGCGGCCTGGGGGGCGCCGGTCCGGCTGCCGGCCGGGGCGGAGCTGGAGGTGGGCCGGGCGGAGTCGGGGCTGCGCAGCTATGTCGCGGTGCGGGGAGGTCTCGCCGTACCGCCGGTCCTGGGCAGTCGCTCCACGGACCTGCTGTCGGGCCTGGGGCCGCCGGTCATGTCGGCCGGGACGGCGCTGCCGGTGAGCCCTCCCGGGCCGGGCCCGGTGGCCGGGGCGGACGCGTACGGGCTGCCCGGTGCGCCGTCGGAGCTGGTGCTGCCGCTGCGGCTCGGGCCGCGGGCGCAGTGGTTCTCGGCGGCGTCCCTGGCCGGCCTGTGGCGCTCGGTGTTCCGGGTCTCGCCCCGTTCCAACCGGATCGGGCTGCGTACGGAGGGCGGCCGCGCGCTGGTCCGCGCGCGGGCCGGGGAGCTGGCGAGCGAGGGCATGGTGCTGGGCGCGGTCCAGGTGCCGCCGGACGGACTGCCGGTGGTGTTCCTGGCCGACCATCCGGTGACCGGTGGCTATCCGGTGGTCGGCGTGGTCGAACCGGGCCCGGCCCTGGACGCGGCGGCGCAGGCCCGGCCGGGCACTCCGGTCAGGTTCGTGCGGGCCCGGTGA
- a CDS encoding ankyrin repeat domain-containing protein, which translates to MSEHPEGASPEAPDADVVELATKIFDLARQGESARLAAYLDAGVPANLTNDRGDTLVMLAAYHGHADTVTALLARGAEADRANDRGQTPLAGAVFKGEEAVIRALLAGGADPNAGTPSAVDTARMFAKADLLELFGAK; encoded by the coding sequence ATGAGCGAGCACCCCGAAGGCGCCTCCCCGGAAGCCCCCGACGCGGACGTCGTCGAACTGGCGACCAAGATCTTCGACCTCGCCCGACAGGGCGAGAGCGCCCGGCTCGCCGCGTACCTCGACGCCGGGGTCCCGGCGAACCTCACCAACGACCGCGGCGACACCCTCGTCATGCTCGCTGCCTACCACGGCCACGCCGACACCGTCACGGCCCTGCTGGCCCGCGGCGCCGAGGCCGACCGCGCCAACGACCGCGGCCAGACCCCACTCGCCGGGGCGGTCTTCAAGGGGGAGGAGGCGGTCATCCGCGCGCTGCTCGCCGGAGGGGCCGACCCGAACGCCGGAACCCCCTCCGCCGTGGACACGGCGCGCATGTTCGCCAAGGCCGACCTGCTGGAACTCTTCGGAGCCAAGTAG